Proteins encoded by one window of Elaeis guineensis isolate ETL-2024a chromosome 12, EG11, whole genome shotgun sequence:
- the LOC105055179 gene encoding NAC domain-containing protein 22 — MSTEGRESNSMEQSGAGLELPGFRFHPTEEELLDFYLRRAVQGKKLQIDIIGTLNLYRHDPWELPGLARIGEREWYFFVPRDRKQSNGGRPNRTTEHGFWKATGSDRPIRSVADPKRLIGLKKTLVYYEGRAPRGSKTDWVMNEYRLPDPTTPPTADIVLCKIYRKATSLKELEQRAAMASPNSKLIVDSVLSSDQESLQKWMVVDDDGGVKEAKEEVGKETEVEIFAESARSINLPKLEVPKYNGLEWMQDPFLTQLRSPWMDPWSPYHASVLNF; from the exons ATGAGCACAGAAGGAAGAGAGAGTAATAGTATGGAACAAAGTGGAGCAGGGCTGGAGCTTCCCGGGTTCAGGTTCCATCCTACAGAGGAGGAGCTTCTGGACTTCTATCTTAGAAGAGCAGTTCAGGGTAAGAAGCTCCAGATTGACATCATTGGCACTCTCAATCTCTACCGCCATGATCCTTGGGAACTACCtg GGCTGGCAAGGATAGGAGAAAGAGAGTGGTATTTCTTTGTGCCAAGGGACCGGAAGCAATCCAATGGTGGGCGGCCAAATCGGACGACGGAACATGGATTTTGGAAAGCCACTGGTTCAGACCGGCCAATCCGCAGTGTGGCTGATCCGAAGCGGCTCATCGGCCTCAAGAAGACCCTAGTTTACTACGAAGGCCGAGCACCACGTGGCTCTAAGACTGATTGGGTCATGAATGAATACCGCCTCCCTGATCCCACCACCCCACCCACG GCAGACATTGTTTTGTGCAAGATCTACCGAAAGGCAACATCATTGAAGGAGTTGGAGCAAAGAGCCGCAATGGCATCGCCGAATTCTAAGTTGATAGTGGACTCAGTGTTGTCATCAGATCAGGAGAGCTTACAAAAATGGATGGTTGTAGATGATGATGGAGGTGTCAAGGAGGCTAAGGAGGAGGTAGGAAAAGAGACTGAGGTCGAGATATTTGCGGAGTCGGCTCGATCAATCAATCTGCCTAAGCTTGAGGTTCCTAAGTATAATGGGTTAGAGTGGATGCAGGATCCTTTCTTGACTCAGCTTAGAAGCCCATGGATGGATCCATGGTCTCCTTACCATGCCAGTGTGCTCAATTTCTGA